TCTGATTCCTTTAACCGGAAACCACGGAAATAACTCTTGTACGCCGATATTCCCAACAAATCACGGATGTGAGCATAACTTACCATCCCGTAACATTCGCGTCGTAAAGCAGCTCTGTCTCGTACTTGGCATCGCAGGTCTGATTCAAATAAACAGACTATGTCTTGATTGCAAGACTCtaactttttatattctttcgtaatttgtttttttacataatgaaataagaaagaaacaaataGATTCATCATAGATGACCTGTAAAATATGTAATCAGGGGCTAATCTTCTACTTTAGACTGATCTATGATGAATCTATTTTGTTATCAAACATTGACAACTCGCTAGGCGTACATTGACCGCCCTACTTACGCCTAGCGCAATCTTGAACAtgaataaaaaccaaataaCTTAAACAAAACTCGCGGAAAATTGGATAGATGTCATGTTCTAGTGATAGATTTACTATTTAGGGATGTGTTCTCACGAGGAGTGAAcaaaaaactcttatatatatatagattattgaAGTTTTATCTCTTTACATTAAAAATTGCAAGTTGCTTTTTAAACTCTGTAAACTGTCACCAAAGCTTAAAAATCTTCTTCGCACTTATAAATGTTTTGTatcaaaaaatgttttgttcTATGACGGAATATATATCTCTTTCAACTAAGTATGTTCCTCAACCAACTGAAAAGACATTTCCTTTGATAACAAAATCCTGTTAATTGAATTTAAAGTACGTACAAAATTTAAAGTTCTTTCTTAACTTTAGACGTTCATTTGTTTGATACTGAAAGACCCAACTATGTCAACATAAGACGAATAGACCCACTATCTTTGAAGTCCAACTTGTGTACACGCATCGGTATTCAATAAAAATTGAAGTTAGCAATAAAAGGCCTGTTATCATACCAGTAGACCAACACTGAAAATGATAGAAAATGTATTTGCATTAGGATTTATGATTGTGACCCATCAACGTCCTCCTCGTCATTGCATAGGAAGACAAAAATGCAAATCCAACATTACAATCACATTCAAAGCTAAATATCACAACAACGCCATTTCACCAACCTAGattgtcttcttctttcttatcCGGTGATCATGTTCCGACTCTATCTAAGCCATCggtcaaaaaaaatatcttcatcttttttctctctctctctctaataaTAGAGATCACTAAGATAGAAATAGATTGGAAATGGTCTAATTTCAACTAAGTTCAAGATCATAAGTTAATGATACTATGTCTATGATACTCGACTTATTCCAAAACTCTTCGAGGGAATTTAGATGTCCAAACCATGTgtccattatttttttgttaaatatgtaCTTTGGACACAAAAAgttataacttttattttgtaacatcAAAAAGTTATAACTTAAACtctaattttataaaagaaattgttTATACACAAAAACTTATTTTGTCCATGGAATCATCTTCATCCccactccatattttactcAATTTATAGAGATGTCTTGAcaacaatttaatttattttaaaatagtgttAAGTGTGCTTTATacctttaaaattatttattttgtaactgAAGCTAATGGCTGTTTTGTAATGTataactattgttttttttttttgactgaccTACTCAGGCCAATCAGATAACAATCAGTCTCTGTGCCACCATTCGATGCCACAACTTTTCAAGAATGAAAGGATATCCTCGTATGCATTCACAGTTAGTGAGTGAAGTGGTGATCAACATATGAATCTGATTGCGTAAGCAACTACGCATCACGTGGTTGGTAGAGAGGGACAAAGTTAACTCAGAAAAGACAAAAGCTAAAAGGAAACAGCAGCTAGTGCGATCCTTTCATTTAATGTGGACTTGCATAAGTCTTTTAGCTTTGTCCGTGAGAATCTACCTCACCTTTGATAGAGGCAAACCGTTtgctcctctgttttttttttgtttctaattgATTCAGCTCTGCTGCTGCTTCTACAATGGCCTTCTCCATTGGTACGATCAACCCTTTTCTTTTAACAGTCTCCATTGCTTTCTTCAATGCTTAGTTTTCATGTTCTTGGCATTCTTGGATTGTGTGTGAGTCGAGAGTGGTGAGAATGATACTATTGTTGTGATGATTGATAATTGTTTATGGTGCAGGGAGCTTACCATGGTGTGACGCTGAACAGAATCTAGCCTCTTCTTGCTTCCAAAGAAGCGTCATATATCTCATAAATCTACTGTTCCTATGTATCTTCTTCTTGCTTTCGGCAGCTAGTTGTGTTTCCAAACAGTTCACTGTCAGGAGCCGGAACAAAGGCTGGACCTTTGTCGCTGCAGCTATATGCTGTCTTGTTACTAGTATCACTTTCCTTGGTGCTGGTTTAAAACTTCTTACTGATGATTCTAATGACGTCTTTTGGGTTGCTTACTTTGTTCAAGGCACCATTTGTGTCTCACTTGCGATTTCTCTGTTTTTTAGCGGCTCAAAATGGATTAGCATCGTTACATCCCTTTGGTGGGTGTCTTTTGCTTTGTTGGATTCAGCTGAAAAGATTGAGATACTTTCACATGGAGAAGGCATCAGAGTATTCGACTTTATAACATTGCCGATGAGCCTAATGCTTCTCATTTCCTTCTACACATCTCTCAATGCCTCTCCTGCTCCTCAAGATTGTCTTTCTGATCCTCTATTAACTGACGAACCTAGAAAACACTCTGCAAGGTTGGCCACAGCTGGTTTTTTCAGCGTCCTAACATTCTCTTGGATGAATCCTTTACTCTTGGCTGGCTTCAAGAAACCATTGACCCCTGAAGATATCCCTAGTCTAGTCCCAGAGGATGAGGCTGAGTTAGCTTACATTAAATTCTCTCAAGCATGGGATACACTTCTTGCAGAAGGAAGCTCAACAACTAAGGAAAGAAACTTAGTGTTCAGAGCCATTGCAAAAGTTTACTTCAAGGAAAACATATTCACAGCAGTTTGTGCCTTATTCAGAACCATTGCTGTTGTATCTCTTCCACTAATGCTATATGTCTTTGTGCAATATGCAAACAGTGACCACCGTGATCTCCGCACTGGTTTCTTTAACTTAGCTTGTCTAGTTTTGTTAAAACTTGTTGATTCCTTGTCGATGAGACACTGGTACTTTGCGGCAAGAAGATCAGGGATGAGGATTAGATCAGCGCTGATGGTTGCTGCCTACAAGAAGCAGCTAAAGCTATCAAGCTTGGGGAGGAAAAAACATTCATCTGGAGAGATTGTGAACTACATTGCTGTGGATGCATACCGTATGGGAGAGTTCTTATGGTGGTTCCACTCAGGATGGAGCCTTACACTCCAGCTTTTGCTGTCCACACTTGTACTCTTTGGAGTGGTTGGCGCAGGAGCCTTTCCAGgtttgattcttcttctcctctgtgGTCTCCTTAACCTACCGTTTGCAAAGAGGCTGAAGAACAGCCAGACCCAGTTCATGATGGCACAGGATAAACGTCTGAGGTCAACCTCAGAGATTCTGAACAGTATGAAAGTCATTAAGCTGCAGTCATGGGAAGAGGAGTTCAAGAGACGGATAGAGTCTTTCCGTGCTGACGAGTTCAGATGGTTGGCTAAGGCACAAATGACAAAGGCCTTTGGTACTTTCCTGTATTGGCTGTCTCCAACAATAATTTCTGCTGTTATATTTGTGGCGTGTGGTTTACTGAAAAGTGCTCCACTGAACGCAAGCACCATCTTCACTGTTTTAGCTACACTGAGAGTTATGTCAGAGCCTGTTAGGCTTATACCTGAAGCCATCTCTTCTATCATCCAAGTCAATGTCTCTTTCGACAGGATAAACAACTTCTTGCTTGGTGATGAGCTGAAGATTGATGAGATTGCGAGAAGTGGTCTGGAGGAATCTGGAAATGTAGTAGTTGACATACAAGCTGGTAACTTCAGCTGGGATCCAGAGATGATAAGGATCCCAACTCTAACGAACATAAACTTGGACATAAAGTATGGGCAAACAGTTGCGGTTTGTGGACCAGTTGGTGCTGGAAAATCATCGTTGTTGCATGCATTGCTCGGAGAGATACCTAAAGTTTCTGGAACTGTAAGTCTGTTTGTTCATTATGTATAAGTATGTTTGCTAAAAGATGGTTTCTTATGTTGTCCATTTGAAACAGGTTAAGGTCTGTGGGTCCATAGCTTATGTTTCTCAGACCTCTTGGATTCAAAGTGGCACCATAAGGGACAACATCCTCTATGGAAAGCCAATGGAAGCCAGACGATACAATGCTGCTATTGAAGCATGTGCGTTGGATAAGGACTTGAGTGACTTTAGACATGGTGATCTCACAGAGATAGGACAAAGAGGGCTTAACTTGAGTGGAGGGCAAAAGCAAAGGATTCAGCTGGCATGTGCCGTCTATGCAGATGCTGATGTTTACCTGCTTGATGATCCTTTTAGTGCTGTGGATGCTCATACTGCTGGAGTTCTTTTTCATGTAAGTAATAACATTTCTTTTGCTCAAAGGCTGCTTCTTAATATGTTTTAGTTATTATGACTGTAGAAATGTGTTGAGGACTCGCTGAGGGAGAAAACTGTTGTTCTTGTCACTCACCAAGTTGAATTCCTCTCAGAAGTTGATCAAATTCTGGTAATAATTTAGTAGCTGATAGAAAAAAGACTGCATTTGTCTTAACTTATTAATGATTTGATGTCCTTAATCAGGTTATGGAAGAGGGAAGAATCACTCAATCAGGTAAGTATGAGGATCTCTTAAAGATGGGGACTGCATTCCAGCAGCTGGTGAATGCTCATAATGAAAGCATGGGAGATCTTAGGCAAGTAGGTATAAACAGAGAGATGGGAAACAACGATGTTGTTGTCGATAAAGTAAAAGAAGAAACCACAGCAATGGATATAAGAGGGATCCAACTTacccaagaagaagaaaaagagtcaGGTTATGTTGGGTTGAAACCTTTCTTGGACTACTTCCGTGTCTCCCAAGGATGGTTTCTTCTATCAGCAACCGTATTGGGACAGGTTGGTTTTGTAGTTTTCCAGGCTGCATCAACGTACTGGCTTGCGTTTGCTATTGGGATCCCTAAACTCTCAACCACAATGGTTATTGGCGTCTACAGCATTATCTCCACACTTAGTGCTGGTTTTGTATACTCTAGAGCTGTTACCACTGCCTACCTTGGGCTAAAAGCTTCCAAAGCTTTCTTCTCTGGTTTCACAAATGCAGTCTTCAAAGCCCCCATGCTTTTCTTTGATTCTACTCCAGTTGGACGCATTCTCACCCGAGTAAGATCGCTTTTGCTTTTACATGTATATGGACAACACTAGATCTCAATTATGATATGACTGAATGTGTAAATTTTGCAGGCTTCATCTGATATGAACATCTTAGACTTTGACATTCCATCTGCGTTCATACTTGTTGTGGTACCTGCTATTGAGCTCACTGCTGCTCTTATCATCATGACATATGTTACATGGCAAGTGATTATCATAGCTCTTCTTGCTTTGGCTGCCACCAAAGTTGTTCAGGTACCTATTTTgattcttctccttttttttcaGTTTGCTTATGCAGCAAAGAAGTCTCTACTAACATCTGCAACTTCTTTGAAAAAAAAGGACTACTATCTAGCTTCTGCAAGGGAGCTGATTAGGATCAACGGAACAACAAAAGCACCAGTGATGAATTATGCTGCAGAAACCTCACTTGGAGTGGTGACAATAAGAGCTTTTGGAACGGTAGATAGATTCTTTAGAAGCTACCTAAACCTAGTGGATGCAGATGCGGCGCTATTCTTTCTGTCTAATGCAGCCATGGAATGGGTCATTATGAGGATAGAGATTCTGCAGAATATGACTTTATTCACCTGTGCACTATTGCTTATCCTTATTCCCAAGGGCTACATAGCTCCAGGTACATGCATCATATATATAACTCATTCACATCTTCAATATCTTTGTAagtattttgttatatttatattcaagatattaatcatattaaaaGGTTTTTCATGAACTTGTGGTTTTGTGATGCAGGTCTAGTTGGGCTCTCACTCTCATATGCATTAACATTGACACAAACACAGGTGTTTCTAACCAGATGGTATTGTACCTTATCGAACTCCATCATTTCGGTAGAGAGGATACAACAGTATATGAGCATACCAGAAGAACCTCCTGCGGTTGTGGATGGTAGAAGACCACCGTCCTCATGGCCTCCTAATGGTACAATTCACTTGCAGGATCTTAAGATAAGATACCGTCCCAATGCTCCATCGGTTCTCAAAGGAATCTCTTGCACGTTCAGAGAAGGGACAAGAGTGGGAGTTGTGGGGAGAACAGGAAGTGGGAAAAGCACTTTGATCAGTGCTTTATTTCGTTTGGTAGAACCAGCAAGTGGTTGCATACTGATTGATGGCATTGACATAAGTAAGATTGGTCTGAAAGACCTGAGGATGAAACTCAGCATCATTCCTCAAGAACCAACTCTTTTCCGTGGCTGCATAAGGACTAACCTTGATCCTTTAGGTGTTTACTCCGACGATGAAAtctggaaggtaaaaaaaaaaacaagaaacaagaatGAGATTGCTAAACTCTTTTGCAGCCTTTTCTGATGAAAACCATTTCCTTAGGCTCTCGAGAAGTGTCAGCTCAAGACAACGATCAGCAATCTTCCTAATAAACTTGATTCTTCAGGTAAATGGAAACGcagtcatgttttttttttttatgttttaccTTTATATTTGTCTTTTTGTTGTACGAGAAGTGAGTGAGGAAGGAGAGAACTGGAGCGTGGGACAGAGACAGTTGTTCTGTCTGGGGAGAGTACTGTTgaagagaaacaaaatattggtGCTTGATGAAGCAACAGCTTCCATTGATTCAGCTACTGATGCAATCATTCAGAAAACAATAAGAGAGGAGTTTGCCGAGTGCACGGTGATAACAGTTGCTCATAGAGTACCAACGGTTATAGATAGTGACATGGTCATGGTTCTCTCATTTGGTAAAAaacatcttcttcctcataatgATGATTCCTCTCTATTTCATGTCAAGGCTCATGAGTACCAATGGggatttttggtttggttttttttttttttgaacaggtGATCTTGTGGAGTACAGTGAGCCTTGGAAGCTGATGGAGACTGATTCTTACTTCTCCAAGCTCGTTGCTGAGTATTGGGCAAGTTGTAGAGGACATTCTTCTCAGAATCTTCAAGTCCACATCTAAAATCTCTTGCAAGTCTATCTAATAATTCACATTATGATATACTTccattaagaaaataaaaaataaaaaatgtcgTTACTAATTAGAAGAAAGACACAAAAGCAATGATCACTAATCAGAATGGAAACAGAGCAGTGCTGACGCTGACGTCATTTTTCGATAGAAAATTAACAGATACTTCCCCAGCCATCCCTCTTCTTCCAAAACATCTCTGATTTCGCCGCTAAACTATGCTTGATCAACAGTACCACTGTCTCGATCTGGGAGATATTGAGGAAGGATCTAAGAGGAAGACTAGCCAACGAAAcgtaaatttaaattatgtgtGTGAAtgattttcaattaatatataggggaatcattgtaagaaaattttaaatttgccGAGTGCTActgatttttgtatttataatatcataagtaaaaaaattaacaaatgacataaattttgaatactaaattttaatactaaatttatatgtaataacactaaattttaactgatatattaaatcaatctatatattaataacacTAAGTTTTTGATATAgtgttattattaaataaagaTATACAGAATTTTGATATTACGGATTTAGTGTATCTTTTTTATTACAGATTTTGATATACTAAATTTTGAACactaaaaaattaacaaataacataaattttgaaTACTCTAACTCGAGCGAGGGGTAAGACCTCCAAAAGACTAGTCGGTTGGGTTACAATCCGCCGGATACTTCatgttatcaaaaacaaaattaaatactaaattttgTTGAAATGAtcattaaaatttattgttattaatatataaattgatttttattgtaaaaagaGTTGGAAAAGAgtaaaatcattttgatattacTCTTATGagtaaattttaacaatcagaagtctgtactttatCCAAAAACAATCAGTTGAAAAAACatatatctatatctatattattaaagttgaagtacaaatttgagatgtttggaaacaaggatagtaggataaatgaaatatgtttggcaacatggattgtagagatgtgtactttcttttattaacacatttagccattgtattttcaataaattaataacaaatgagaattgcttagaaatatgaataacatatttaatacttctttttatttaaacatttagccattgttttataataaattaaacaaccttctttctatatttctttttatttacaattctgtaactatatttacaattctttatggtaaaaataaaaatacaaactgaaatataaatagtatattatataaaataaattaaaaaagtattattatcttatttagttttagtcaaataaaaaaaattcaagagtttcaattttcaaaaaatatcaaaaagttaataataatcatagaaaactaatgcaaaaaattaaaacgttgaaacatggataaaagtatgtcaagaagaaaaaataatggcttatgttattaataaaaattggaaattcattatatcatttttaaatatacaaaatggactaatctaattacctaaaaacattgttttgtctaatatagtc
The Raphanus sativus cultivar WK10039 unplaced genomic scaffold, ASM80110v3 Scaffold0505, whole genome shotgun sequence DNA segment above includes these coding regions:
- the LOC130502321 gene encoding ABC transporter C family member 8-like isoform X1 yields the protein MAFSIGSLPWCDAEQNLASSCFQRSVIYLINLLFLCIFFLLSAASCVSKQFTVRSRNKGWTFVAAAICCLVTSITFLGAGLKLLTDDSNDVFWVAYFVQGTICVSLAISLFFSGSKWISIVTSLWWVSFALLDSAEKIEILSHGEGIRVFDFITLPMSLMLLISFYTSLNASPAPQDCLSDPLLTDEPRKHSARLATAGFFSVLTFSWMNPLLLAGFKKPLTPEDIPSLVPEDEAELAYIKFSQAWDTLLAEGSSTTKERNLVFRAIAKVYFKENIFTAVCALFRTIAVVSLPLMLYVFVQYANSDHRDLRTGFFNLACLVLLKLVDSLSMRHWYFAARRSGMRIRSALMVAAYKKQLKLSSLGRKKHSSGEIVNYIAVDAYRMGEFLWWFHSGWSLTLQLLLSTLVLFGVVGAGAFPGLILLLLCGLLNLPFAKRLKNSQTQFMMAQDKRLRSTSEILNSMKVIKLQSWEEEFKRRIESFRADEFRWLAKAQMTKAFGTFLYWLSPTIISAVIFVACGLLKSAPLNASTIFTVLATLRVMSEPVRLIPEAISSIIQVNVSFDRINNFLLGDELKIDEIARSGLEESGNVVVDIQAGNFSWDPEMIRIPTLTNINLDIKYGQTVAVCGPVGAGKSSLLHALLGEIPKVSGTVKVCGSIAYVSQTSWIQSGTIRDNILYGKPMEARRYNAAIEACALDKDLSDFRHGDLTEIGQRGLNLSGGQKQRIQLACAVYADADVYLLDDPFSAVDAHTAGVLFHKCVEDSLREKTVVLVTHQVEFLSEVDQILVMEEGRITQSGKYEDLLKMGTAFQQLVNAHNESMGDLRQVGINREMGNNDVVVDKVKEETTAMDIRGIQLTQEEEKESGYVGLKPFLDYFRVSQGWFLLSATVLGQVGFVVFQAASTYWLAFAIGIPKLSTTMVIGVYSIISTLSAGFVYSRAVTTAYLGLKASKAFFSGFTNAVFKAPMLFFDSTPVGRILTRASSDMNILDFDIPSAFILVVVPAIELTAALIIMTYVTWQVIIIALLALAATKVVQDYYLASARELIRINGTTKAPVMNYAAETSLGVVTIRAFGTVDRFFRSYLNLVDADAALFFLSNAAMEWVIMRIEILQNMTLFTCALLLILIPKGYIAPGLVGLSLSYALTLTQTQVFLTRWYCTLSNSIISVERIQQYMSIPEEPPAVVDGRRPPSSWPPNGTIHLQDLKIRYRPNAPSVLKGISCTFREGTRVGVVGRTGSGKSTLISALFRLVEPASGCILIDGIDISKIGLKDLRMKLSIIPQEPTLFRGCIRTNLDPLGVYSDDEIWKALEKCQLKTTISNLPNKLDSSVSEEGENWSVGQRQLFCLGRVLLKRNKILVLDEATASIDSATDAIIQKTIREEFAECTVITVAHRVPTVIDSDMVMVLSFGDLVEYSEPWKLMETDSYFSKLVAEYWASCRGHSSQNLQVHI
- the LOC130502321 gene encoding ABC transporter C family member 8-like isoform X2 yields the protein MSLMLLISFYTSLNASPAPQDCLSDPLLTDEPRKHSARLATAGFFSVLTFSWMNPLLLAGFKKPLTPEDIPSLVPEDEAELAYIKFSQAWDTLLAEGSSTTKERNLVFRAIAKVYFKENIFTAVCALFRTIAVVSLPLMLYVFVQYANSDHRDLRTGFFNLACLVLLKLVDSLSMRHWYFAARRSGMRIRSALMVAAYKKQLKLSSLGRKKHSSGEIVNYIAVDAYRMGEFLWWFHSGWSLTLQLLLSTLVLFGVVGAGAFPGLILLLLCGLLNLPFAKRLKNSQTQFMMAQDKRLRSTSEILNSMKVIKLQSWEEEFKRRIESFRADEFRWLAKAQMTKAFGTFLYWLSPTIISAVIFVACGLLKSAPLNASTIFTVLATLRVMSEPVRLIPEAISSIIQVNVSFDRINNFLLGDELKIDEIARSGLEESGNVVVDIQAGNFSWDPEMIRIPTLTNINLDIKYGQTVAVCGPVGAGKSSLLHALLGEIPKVSGTVKVCGSIAYVSQTSWIQSGTIRDNILYGKPMEARRYNAAIEACALDKDLSDFRHGDLTEIGQRGLNLSGGQKQRIQLACAVYADADVYLLDDPFSAVDAHTAGVLFHKCVEDSLREKTVVLVTHQVEFLSEVDQILVMEEGRITQSGKYEDLLKMGTAFQQLVNAHNESMGDLRQVGINREMGNNDVVVDKVKEETTAMDIRGIQLTQEEEKESGYVGLKPFLDYFRVSQGWFLLSATVLGQVGFVVFQAASTYWLAFAIGIPKLSTTMVIGVYSIISTLSAGFVYSRAVTTAYLGLKASKAFFSGFTNAVFKAPMLFFDSTPVGRILTRASSDMNILDFDIPSAFILVVVPAIELTAALIIMTYVTWQVIIIALLALAATKVVQDYYLASARELIRINGTTKAPVMNYAAETSLGVVTIRAFGTVDRFFRSYLNLVDADAALFFLSNAAMEWVIMRIEILQNMTLFTCALLLILIPKGYIAPGLVGLSLSYALTLTQTQVFLTRWYCTLSNSIISVERIQQYMSIPEEPPAVVDGRRPPSSWPPNGTIHLQDLKIRYRPNAPSVLKGISCTFREGTRVGVVGRTGSGKSTLISALFRLVEPASGCILIDGIDISKIGLKDLRMKLSIIPQEPTLFRGCIRTNLDPLGVYSDDEIWKALEKCQLKTTISNLPNKLDSSVSEEGENWSVGQRQLFCLGRVLLKRNKILVLDEATASIDSATDAIIQKTIREEFAECTVITVAHRVPTVIDSDMVMVLSFGDLVEYSEPWKLMETDSYFSKLVAEYWASCRGHSSQNLQVHI
- the LOC130502321 gene encoding ABC transporter C family member 8-like isoform X3 — protein: MHTVWESSYGGSTQDGALHSSFCCPHLYSLEWLAQEPFQDKRLRSTSEILNSMKVIKLQSWEEEFKRRIESFRADEFRWLAKAQMTKAFGTFLYWLSPTIISAVIFVACGLLKSAPLNASTIFTVLATLRVMSEPVRLIPEAISSIIQVNVSFDRINNFLLGDELKIDEIARSGLEESGNVVVDIQAGNFSWDPEMIRIPTLTNINLDIKYGQTVAVCGPVGAGKSSLLHALLGEIPKVSGTVKVCGSIAYVSQTSWIQSGTIRDNILYGKPMEARRYNAAIEACALDKDLSDFRHGDLTEIGQRGLNLSGGQKQRIQLACAVYADADVYLLDDPFSAVDAHTAGVLFHKCVEDSLREKTVVLVTHQVEFLSEVDQILVMEEGRITQSGKYEDLLKMGTAFQQLVNAHNESMGDLRQVGINREMGNNDVVVDKVKEETTAMDIRGIQLTQEEEKESGYVGLKPFLDYFRVSQGWFLLSATVLGQVGFVVFQAASTYWLAFAIGIPKLSTTMVIGVYSIISTLSAGFVYSRAVTTAYLGLKASKAFFSGFTNAVFKAPMLFFDSTPVGRILTRASSDMNILDFDIPSAFILVVVPAIELTAALIIMTYVTWQVIIIALLALAATKVVQDYYLASARELIRINGTTKAPVMNYAAETSLGVVTIRAFGTVDRFFRSYLNLVDADAALFFLSNAAMEWVIMRIEILQNMTLFTCALLLILIPKGYIAPGLVGLSLSYALTLTQTQVFLTRWYCTLSNSIISVERIQQYMSIPEEPPAVVDGRRPPSSWPPNGTIHLQDLKIRYRPNAPSVLKGISCTFREGTRVGVVGRTGSGKSTLISALFRLVEPASGCILIDGIDISKIGLKDLRMKLSIIPQEPTLFRGCIRTNLDPLGVYSDDEIWKALEKCQLKTTISNLPNKLDSSVSEEGENWSVGQRQLFCLGRVLLKRNKILVLDEATASIDSATDAIIQKTIREEFAECTVITVAHRVPTVIDSDMVMVLSFGDLVEYSEPWKLMETDSYFSKLVAEYWASCRGHSSQNLQVHI